The region CACCCGCCCCGGCCACGGCCCCCTATCCCGTCGTGGAGCGGGACGACGCCGCGCTGCGCGCGTTCAAGGAGGACGTGCTGGCGCACCTCGGGCGTCCGCTCATCGACATCCGCTCGCCGCAGGAGTACACGGGCGAACGGCTCCACATGCCCGACTACCCCGAGGAGGGTGCGCTGCGCGGCGGTCACATCCCGACCGCGACCAACGTGCCGTGGGCCCGCGCCGTCGACGAGGACGCGTCCTTCCGGCCGCGAGCCGAGCTCGAGGACATCTACGGGGCCGGGATCGCCGGGGTCGGGCTCACGCCGTCGGACTCCGTGATCACCTACTGCCGCATCGGTGAGCGCTCGAGCCACACGTGGTTCGTGCTCACCCACCTGCTCGGGTTCGACGACGTCCGCAACTACGACGGTTCGTGGACCGAGTGGGGCAACGCGGTGCGCGTGCCGATCGTCAAGGGGTCCGAGCCCGGGCCGGTGCCGACGCGCTGAGGGGACGCGCCGGGGTGGCTCAGGCGGCGGCGTCGCGCTCGCCGTCGGGCCGCTCCGCCGCGAGGTTCGCGCGCGCGGCGGCCAGGACCACGGGGTCCGCGCACCCCCGCGCGAACCCGTCGATCCGCCGCCGGATGTCTCGTCCGAGGACCGCGGTGCCGACCTTCTCGGCGACCGGCGCGAGCCACGCCGGCCGGCACGCGAAGCTGTAGCGCCAGGTCGCGAGAGTGCCGCCGCCGTCGTGCGGCGCGAACCGCCAGCCCGCGGCGAGCCGTTCGAAGAACCACGGACCGCGCACCATCTGCATCCCCGTGGAGGTCGGCGGTCGGTAGGAGACGTACTCGCTGACCATCGACAGCCCGCTGCGGTGACGCGTCAGCGTGCGCACGCCCTTGCCGGGTCGGGTGGCGCCGTCGAGGAATCGCTGCCCGGCGATGAACGGGTCCCACCGCAGGCGCACCTCGCCCTGGGTCTGGGCGACGGCGAACGCCACCGCCGGTTCGACGGCGACGACCACGGCGGACTCCACGACGGGCATGCGGTCATCGTGCCAGCCGGTGCCGGTCAGGTGGTGGGCGAAGGGTCCAGGCCGCGCTCGCGGAAGACCTGCGCCGCGAGGGCGGGGACGTCGGTCACGAGGCCGTCGACGCCGGCGTCGAGCAGCCGGTGCATCTGCGCCGGGTCGTTGATCGTCCACACGTGCACCACGTGCCCCTCCTCGTGCGCGAGCTCGAGGAACCGGGGCGTCACCACCCGCAGCCCGCGGTGGACGAGCGGGACCTGCACCGCGCGGCCACGCACCGCCGTCGCCGGCCGCCGGCTCCACGCCCCCAGGCGCGCCCGACCGCGTCGGCGCCGGGCAGCTCCGTCAGGCCGCGGGCGCGCGCGACGAGGCGCGCGACGTCGGCGGCCCCGGCCCCGAGCGCGGTGCGGCCGCGGGTCAGGCGGGCCATGACGTCCAGGCGCTCCGACGAGAAGGACGTGAGGCACACCCGCGCCGCGGCGCCCGCCTCACGGACCGCCCGCAGCGTCGGCGTCACCGCGCCGTCGGACTTCACGTCGATGTTGATACCCACGTCGGGGAACTCGGCGAGGAGGTCGACCAGGCGCAGCGCCGGCTGGTCGTCGACGTCGCGCATGAGATCGAGCTCCCACCACGTGACCTCGCTCACGGGCCGCGGATCGCCGAACCGGCGCTGCAGCGTCTCGTCGTGCGCGAGGACGGCGACGCCGTCGCTCGTCTCGCGCACGTCCGTCTCCAGCGTCCTCACGCCGGTCGCGAGCATCTGCGCGACGGCGGCGCGCGTGTTCTCCGGCGCGCTCCCCATCCCTCCCCGGTGGGCGAGGACGACGGGGCAGCCGATGCGGTACATGGAGTGAGTCACCGCACCATCGTGCCCTGCCGGTGGGAACGACCCGGACCACGTGCTAGAGTTTTCTCTCGCTACGGCATGCACCTCTAGCTCAATTGGCAGAGCAACTGACTCTTAATCAGTGGGTTCTCGGTTCAAGTCCGAGGGGGTGTACCACGCACGAAGGCCCCGCCGGTGACGCACCGGCGGGGCCTTCGTGGTGCAGGGCGCGGTTCGGGCCGGGACGGCCGACGCGCTCGCGGGAGCAGCCCGCCCCACCCGGCACGGACGTCCGCCGGGTGCGCCACCGGCCGCAGGCCCGGAACGGAAGGACGCGCGAGACCGTATGAGGTACACCTCCACCTCCGACGCACCCGTCGAGGAGCCGGACACCAGCACGGGTCCGGCCGACACCGACGACGGCGCGAGCGCCACCTCGCCCGACGCCTCCGACCCGGTCGACCCCGGACCGCCCGGCGAGCCCGCCGTCGCCGCTGGCGACCCCGAGTGGGTCGCGGGGGCGACCGAGCGCCCCCGGTCCGGCTCCGTCTTCCGCTGGTCGGCTGCCCTCGTGCTGACATTCCTCGCCGCGACGCTCTTCTTCCCGAGCCAGGCCGAGGCGACCCTGAGCTTCCTGCAGACGCGCGTCATCGCGACCTTCGGCTGGTACTACACGCTGCTGGTCGTCGGTCTCGTGGTGTTCTGCCTCATCGTGGCGTTCGGTCCGTCGGGCCGCATCACGCTGGGCCGGCGTGGCGAGAAGCCCGAGTTCTCGCTCCCGGCGTGGTTCTCGATGGTGTTCGCGTGCGGCATGGGCATCGGCCTGGTGTTCTGGGGCCCCGCCGAGCCGCTCACTCACTTCGTCCAGCCCCGCCCGGGTGTCGAGGGTGAGCCGGAGGAGCTGGCCACCGCGGCGATGACGCAGACGTTCCTGCACTGGGGTCCGCAGGCGTGGGCGATCTACGCCGCCGTCGGCCTCGCACTCGCGTACGCCATCCACCGCCGGGGCAAGCCGCTCTCGGTGCGCTGGACGCTCGAGCCGTGGCTCGGCGACCGGGTCAAGGGCCGCTGGGGTGACGTCGTCGACATCGTCACCGTGCTCGGCACGGTGTTCGGCGTGGCCACCACGCTCGGGTTCGAGCCCTGCAGATCACCGCGGGGCTCGACCACACCGGCATCGTGCCGGCCTCGGCCACCGTCCAGGTGATCGTGGTCGCCGTCGTGACCGTGCTGGCGACGATCTCGGTCGTCTCCGGCGTCGACCGCGGCATCAAGATCCTCTCGAACCTCAACATGGCGCTGGCGGCGGTCCTCCTCGTCGTCGTCATCGCGCTCGGACCGACGCTGTTCCTCCTGCGGGAGACCATCGAGTCGGCCGGCGCGTTCCTCCAGGGCTACATCGGCGAGTCCTTCGAGCTGCTCGCCTACGACGGCGCGGCCGGTGCCGAGTGGCAGCAGGCCTGGACCGTCTTCTACTGGGGCTGGTGGATCTCCTGGTCCCCGTTCGTCGGCATGTTCATCGCCCGCATCTCGCGCGGCCGCACGATCCGCCAGTTCGTGCTCGGCGTCATGCTCGCCCCCACGCTGGTGACCTTCCTCTGGTTCGGCGTCTTCGGCGGCAGCGCCATCCACCGCCAGCTGTTCGGTGCGGGCGACCTCGCCGGGGCCGACGGTGCCACGGTCGACCCCGACTACGTGATGTTCGACCTGCTCGACGGCCTGGGCGGCGGACGCGTCTGGATCGCCCTGATGCTGCTGCTCATCGCGATCTTCTTCGTGACCTCGGCCGACTCGGGCGCGCTCGTGGTGGCGATGCTCGCCACCGGGACGAGCGAGCCGCGCATGTGGTCGCGCATCCTGTGGGCGTTCGGCATCGGCGCCGTCGGGATCGTGCTGCTCATCCGCGGCGGGTTGGCGACGATGCAGACGGCCACGATCCTCATCGCGCTCCCGTTCACCATCGTGATCATCGGCATGATGATCTCGCTCACC is a window of Litorihabitans aurantiacus DNA encoding:
- a CDS encoding BCCT family transporter; this encodes MPASATVQVIVVAVVTVLATISVVSGVDRGIKILSNLNMALAAVLLVVVIALGPTLFLLRETIESAGAFLQGYIGESFELLAYDGAAGAEWQQAWTVFYWGWWISWSPFVGMFIARISRGRTIRQFVLGVMLAPTLVTFLWFGVFGGSAIHRQLFGAGDLAGADGATVDPDYVMFDLLDGLGGGRVWIALMLLLIAIFFVTSADSGALVVAMLATGTSEPRMWSRILWAFGIGAVGIVLLIRGGLATMQTATILIALPFTIVIIGMMISLTRSLRAENEAFAERERQRDRDEVAAHVVEAVSTDPDLQGQLVRGLNAGGSPGQAPRARPGRDGARAPLGHAPTAGLTRRLRWTS
- a CDS encoding glycerophosphodiester phosphodiesterase family protein — its product is MRGRAVQVPLVHRGLRVVTPRFLELAHEEGHVVHVWTINDPAQMHRLLDAGVDGLVTDVPALAAQVFRERGLDPSPTT
- a CDS encoding BCCT family transporter, with protein sequence MRYTSTSDAPVEEPDTSTGPADTDDGASATSPDASDPVDPGPPGEPAVAAGDPEWVAGATERPRSGSVFRWSAALVLTFLAATLFFPSQAEATLSFLQTRVIATFGWYYTLLVVGLVVFCLIVAFGPSGRITLGRRGEKPEFSLPAWFSMVFACGMGIGLVFWGPAEPLTHFVQPRPGVEGEPEELATAAMTQTFLHWGPQAWAIYAAVGLALAYAIHRRGKPLSVRWTLEPWLGDRVKGRWGDVVDIVTVLGTVFGVATTLGFEPCRSPRGSTTPASCRPRPPSR
- a CDS encoding sulfurtransferase, giving the protein MPVEVDTTEPKFAQYAHPERLVSTQWLADHLGSDGLVVVESDEDVLLYETGHIPTAVKIDWHLDLNDPLVRDYVDGEGFARLMGSRGITRDTTVVVYGDRSNWWAAYALWVFSLFGHPDVRLLDGGRDKWIGEGRELTFDAPAPATAPYPVVERDDAALRAFKEDVLAHLGRPLIDIRSPQEYTGERLHMPDYPEEGALRGGHIPTATNVPWARAVDEDASFRPRAELEDIYGAGIAGVGLTPSDSVITYCRIGERSSHTWFVLTHLLGFDDVRNYDGSWTEWGNAVRVPIVKGSEPGPVPTR
- a CDS encoding glycerophosphodiester phosphodiesterase family protein — encoded protein: MTHSMYRIGCPVVLAHRGGMGSAPENTRAAVAQMLATGVRTLETDVRETSDGVAVLAHDETLQRRFGDPRPVSEVTWWELDLMRDVDDQPALRLVDLLAEFPDVGINIDVKSDGAVTPTLRAVREAGAAARVCLTSFSSERLDVMARLTRGRTALGAGAADVARLVARARGLTELPGADAVGRAWGRGAGGRRRRCVAARCRSRSSTAGCGW
- a CDS encoding SRPBCC family protein, with the translated sequence MPVVESAVVVAVEPAVAFAVAQTQGEVRLRWDPFIAGQRFLDGATRPGKGVRTLTRHRSGLSMVSEYVSYRPPTSTGMQMVRGPWFFERLAAGWRFAPHDGGGTLATWRYSFACRPAWLAPVAEKVGTAVLGRDIRRRIDGFARGCADPVVLAAARANLAAERPDGERDAAA